The following are encoded together in the Candidatus Coatesbacteria bacterium genome:
- a CDS encoding restriction endonuclease, which translates to MDFKDKLNRLAGNIQEQMPHINNEEATKMVCVVEFLKVLGYNTSNLAEVQPEFIADIGEKKGEKVDYAIMKEGKPVMLIEVKMINTNLDTVDDSQLRR; encoded by the coding sequence GGCTGGCAATATCCAGGAACAGATGCCACACATCAATAATGAAGAAGCCACTAAGATGGTATGTGTGGTCGAGTTCTTAAAAGTGCTTGGCTACAATACTTCTAACCTGGCCGAGGTTCAGCCGGAGTTTATTGCAGATATTGGTGAAAAGAAGGGAGAAAAAGTTGACTACGCCATAATGAAGGAAGGAAAGCCCGTCATGCTGATCGAAGTAAAGATGATCAACACAAATCTGGACACCGTCGACGATTCACAACTGCGGCGG